The region TTGATGCTACATTCCGGCTCCCGTCACATCGGTAACAAGCTAGCCCAGTGCCACATCGGTACAGCAAAAGAACTTGCTCGCCTGTCTGAAACGAAACTACCAGATCCTGACTTGGCTTATTTCGTCAAAGGGACACCAGAATTTGATGCCTATTGGCGCGATCTACAGTGGTCTCAAAATTACGCTCGTTTTAATCGCGACGTAATGATGGATCGCTTTAAAAAAATCGTCGAAAAACACCTCGCTGGCGGTAAACCAACAAAACCTGTTTTATTCGTCAACTGTCACCACAATTACGCTGAGAAAGAAAACCACTTTGAGGAAGATGTCTATGTCACCCGCAAAGGCGCAGTCCGTGCTCGCCAAAATGATTACGGGATTATTCCCGGTTCTATGGGTGCTAAGTCGTTTATTGTCAAAGGTAAAGGCAATCTCATGAGCTACTGCTCTTGTTCTCACGGTGCTGGTCGTCTGATGTCCCGCACTAAGGCCAAAAAGCAGTTTACTGTTGATGATCTGGTTGAACAGACAAAGGGTGTGGAATGTCGCAAGGATCGTGGCGTGATTGACGAGATTCCCGGTGCATATAAGCCCATCGAGCAGGTGATGCGGCAACAG is a window of [Limnothrix rosea] IAM M-220 DNA encoding:
- a CDS encoding RtcB family protein, with the protein product MTYQPIPAKTDKPVYSWAGHDLASAELKMAKNVASLPFVFKHVSLMPDVHLGKGALVGSVIATKDAVIPAAVGVDIGCGMAAMQLPFKAEQLEGKLKKIRTDIEAAIPVGFNQNKDVDKTVTNWQGWHSFKDLHKGVKNLEGKALKQMGSLGGGNHFIEVCLDENENVWLMLHSGSRHIGNKLAQCHIGTAKELARLSETKLPDPDLAYFVKGTPEFDAYWRDLQWSQNYARFNRDVMMDRFKKIVEKHLAGGKPTKPVLFVNCHHNYAEKENHFEEDVYVTRKGAVRARQNDYGIIPGSMGAKSFIVKGKGNLMSYCSCSHGAGRLMSRTKAKKQFTVDDLVEQTKGVECRKDRGVIDEIPGAYKPIEQVMRQQDDLVEIVATLKQVLCVKG